One genomic window of Halanaerobium saccharolyticum subsp. saccharolyticum DSM 6643 includes the following:
- a CDS encoding fasciclin domain-containing protein, whose amino-acid sequence MKKVLFNSKMMVSLVMVLALIFSLNLMVLADGHGGGPDVIDVALEADDFNTLATALTEAELISTLKGDGPFTVFAPTDAAFAALPEGVLDGLLADKEQLTDVLLYHVVSGKVMAEDVLEMDGAMVETVLGEDIEISIKDGMVYINDAQVTTTDIEASNGVIHVIDTVLVP is encoded by the coding sequence ATGAAAAAAGTTTTATTTAATTCCAAGATGATGGTTTCTTTAGTGATGGTTTTGGCATTAATTTTTTCTCTTAATCTAATGGTTTTAGCTGATGGACATGGTGGGGGACCTGATGTAATAGATGTAGCTTTAGAAGCAGATGATTTTAATACTTTAGCAACTGCACTTACTGAAGCTGAATTAATATCAACTCTTAAAGGGGACGGACCATTTACAGTTTTTGCACCAACAGATGCAGCTTTTGCAGCACTACCAGAAGGAGTTTTAGATGGCTTATTAGCTGATAAAGAACAGCTAACAGATGTTCTTTTATACCATGTAGTATCCGGCAAAGTAATGGCAGAAGATGTTTTAGAAATGGATGGAGCAATGGTAGAAACAGTACTTGGAGAAGACATTGAAATTTCAATTAAAGATGGTATGGTTTATATAAATGATGCTCAGGTTACAACAACAGATATTGAAGCAAGCAATGGTGTTATTCATGTTATCGATACTGTTTTAGTACCTTAA